Within the Arthrobacter sp. UKPF54-2 genome, the region CCGGCCACGAGGGCAAGGACCTGGCCGTGACCACCGTGTTGACCGTTCTTTCCCGGCTTGAGCGCAAGGGCCTCGTGGAGCGCGAACGCGGCACCCGCCCGCACCGCTACCAGGCCGTCTCCAGCCGCGCGGACCACACCGCGGAACTGATGCACGAGGTGCTCGGCTCCGCCCCCGACCGCGAGGCTGTGCTGGCGCGCTTCATTGGCTCCGTGTCCGCGACCGAGGCGGAAACGCTGCGCAAG harbors:
- a CDS encoding BlaI/MecI/CopY family transcriptional regulator; amino-acid sequence: MASLGELERAVMDLLWAGQEAATANTLRDLLAQSTRSPGDTAGHEGKDLAVTTVLTVLSRLERKGLVERERGTRPHRYQAVSSRADHTAELMHEVLGSAPDREAVLARFIGSVSATEAETLRKLLGRS